The Rhodospirillales bacterium genome includes the window TATTAAGCACCGTCACAGACAAAGACGACAGCTTCCCGGATAGTTTATCCGGTTTCTTGTCAGAGGCCGGCTTATCTGTCCCGGCATCCGATCCGTTTTCTTTTTCCGCCTCTGTGTTATCGGACCTGTCCCGGCCCCCCTCAGCAACCATTATCGTTTTTTCTCCAGAATTCTTCTCGGCATAGAGACACGCTTACAGGTTATTCTAACCTGAACCGGCACAAAGGGAAACTGTCTAAGATGATCTGTTGCGGCACTTAACCGGCAAAAAACGGATCCTGCACCAAAATCGTATCGTCCCGTTCCGGGCTAGTGGATAAAAGCGTCACAGGTGCACCAATCAACTCCTCGATATGGCGGACATATTTAACGGCTTCCGCCGGCAAATCGTTCCACGAGCGGGCGCCATAGGTCGTCTCGCTCCACCCCTTCACCGTTTCATAGATCGGCGTCACAGCCGCCTGCTGTATCTGGGAAGCCGGATAATAATCGACCCGCTTGCCATCGAGCTCATAGCCGACGCAAATCTTGATTTCATCCATCCCGTCAAGCACATCCAGCTTGGTCAGGGCGATCCCGTCAATACCGCCGACTTTGACAGCCTGCCGCACCAATACAGCATCAAACCAGCCACAGCGGCGTTTACGGCCTGTTGTCGTGCCAAATTCATGACCGCGCTGGCCCAGCCGTTCCCCTACCTCATCATGCAGCTCCGTCGGAAAAGGGCCGGTGCCCACGCGCGTGGTATAGGCTTTGGTAATCCCCAGAACATAATTGATCGCCTTAACCCCCATGCCGGAGCCGGTCGCCGCCTGCGCCGCTACGATGTTCGACGACGTGACGAACGGATAGGTACCATGATCGACATCCAGCATCACGCCTTGCGCCCCCTCAAACAGGATTTTCTTGCGCTCGTAGCGAGCTTTGTCGAGAGTCCGCCAAACCGGGTCGGCATAAGGCAGAATTTTTTCAGACACAGCCATCAAGCGGTCATAGGTTTCCACCGGATCGACCGGCTCTGCCCCCAGCCCCTTCAACAGCGCATTGTGATGGATCATCAGGCTTTCGATTTTTTCCTGTAAAAAGTCAGGATGATAAAGGTCGCACAGACGAATGCCGCGCCGCGCCACTTTGTCTTCGTAAGCCGGGCCAATCCCGCGGCGGGTCGTCCCCAGTTGCCCCTTGCCACGTGCAGCCTCTAGCGCCCCGTCCATTTCCTGATGCACCGGCAGGATCAAATTAACATTTTCAGCAATCCGCAAATTTTCAGGACCGATAGCAACGCCCTTGGCCTTCACGGTTTCAATTTCGTCAAGCAGCGCCCACGGATCAACCACCACGCCGTTACCGATTACGGATATCTTTCCGGGGCGCACGATGCCCGAAGGCAATAAATGAAGCTTGTATTCCACCCCGTCGATCACCAGCGTATGGCCGGCATTATGCCCGCCTTGGAAACGCACCACGACATCGGCACGGCTCGACAGCCAGTCAACAATCTTTCCTTTGCCTTCATCTCCCCACTGGGAGCCAATAACAGCAACGTTACCCATTTTCATCCCCTGTAAAAAACGTTCAAGACACACCCGCGCATTCAAACCCGACAGGCTTGCCCGAAAAAACCGGCCAGATCAAGAGCAGAAAACGATTATTATTGGTCGTCTACACAATGATTTAACGGACCAAACCCTTTACCGATGGGCTCAGCCTTAGCCATACCCTTGTTCACAAACGTCCGCGCCCGTACATAAGATTCCGATAAGGTCATTCCCTGCGCCAACGATATGGCAATGGCGGAACTTAACGTCGCCCCCACACCGTCTTTTTCGGATGTCGCGCTACGATCGGACTGGCAAACTTCGGCCCCGTCATCGTCAACCAGAACATCAACAATCACCTGATCGCCCGAAATCATATCCCCGCCGCGCAAGATAACCGCCTTCGGCCCCAGCGTCGTCAACATCTCGGCGGCATGCTTCATATCGTCAATATCGCGGATACTCATCCCCGTCAGCTCTTCAGCTTCTTTCACATTGGGGATCAGGACATCCGCATGAATCAGCATCACGCGTTTCAAGGCATCCTTGGCTTCCTTGTTCAAGATCACGCGGTCAAAGCGCGTATTCATCACAGGATCAATGACAATTTTAACCCCGGCGGTACGGGCTTTTTCAATATAGGGCGCCACCAGATTAATCATGCCGGTGCTGGCCATCATCCCGGTTTTAATCACGGAAATATCAAGATCATCCAGAACAGCTTCGACTTGCCGGGACACAATATCCTCAGGCAACACCATCGTATCGCGATACCCTTGCGTGTTTTTGGCCGACACGGCCGTCAATACGGTTGCGGCATAGCCGCCCAGCGCATGAATAGTTTTCAGATCCGCCTGAACGCCGGCAACGGCGCAGCTATCCGATTGGCCGATACATAGAATTTGCTTTGTCATGAATGTCTCTCTCCCGGAAACAAAGAACCGTTTTTCCCAAACGGCTTACAATCAGAGATACTAGACTAAGCCGATTTGGCCGCGGTTTCAATCACCGAACACAAATCATTTACGATCGTCTCCACACGGGCCAGATCATCTCCCTCGGCCATAACGCGGATTAACGGCTCCGTTCCCGAAGCTCGCACCAGCACACGGCCATCGCCGGCCAGCGTTTCTTCCGCCCGCCTGATCGCCGCTTTCACGATCTCGCTTTCCAGCGGCGCGCCGGCTTCGAACCGGACATTATTCAAAATTTGCGGTAAAGGGTCAAACAGGTGCAAAACCGTGCTAGCCGGACACCCTTTTTCCTTAACCACGGCCAAAACCTGCAACGCGGCCAGCAAACCATCACCGGTCGTTGAAAAATCGGACAGGATCATATGGCCGGACTGTTCTCCGCCAATATTACAGCCTTTTTCCCGCATGGTTTCCACAACATAGCGGTCCCCAACCGGCG containing:
- the thiD gene encoding bifunctional hydroxymethylpyrimidine kinase/phosphomethylpyrimidine kinase, encoding MTKQILCIGQSDSCAVAGVQADLKTIHALGGYAATVLTAVSAKNTQGYRDTMVLPEDIVSRQVEAVLDDLDISVIKTGMMASTGMINLVAPYIEKARTAGVKIVIDPVMNTRFDRVILNKEAKDALKRVMLIHADVLIPNVKEAEELTGMSIRDIDDMKHAAEMLTTLGPKAVILRGGDMISGDQVIVDVLVDDDGAEVCQSDRSATSEKDGVGATLSSAIAISLAQGMTLSESYVRARTFVNKGMAKAEPIGKGFGPLNHCVDDQ
- a CDS encoding adenylosuccinate synthase, whose protein sequence is MGNVAVIGSQWGDEGKGKIVDWLSSRADVVVRFQGGHNAGHTLVIDGVEYKLHLLPSGIVRPGKISVIGNGVVVDPWALLDEIETVKAKGVAIGPENLRIAENVNLILPVHQEMDGALEAARGKGQLGTTRRGIGPAYEDKVARRGIRLCDLYHPDFLQEKIESLMIHHNALLKGLGAEPVDPVETYDRLMAVSEKILPYADPVWRTLDKARYERKKILFEGAQGVMLDVDHGTYPFVTSSNIVAAQAATGSGMGVKAINYVLGITKAYTTRVGTGPFPTELHDEVGERLGQRGHEFGTTTGRKRRCGWFDAVLVRQAVKVGGIDGIALTKLDVLDGMDEIKICVGYELDGKRVDYYPASQIQQAAVTPIYETVKGWSETTYGARSWNDLPAEAVKYVRHIEELIGAPVTLLSTSPERDDTILVQDPFFAG